Part of the Oncorhynchus mykiss isolate Arlee chromosome 12, USDA_OmykA_1.1, whole genome shotgun sequence genome, GGGTCAAGAGCGTAGAGGTTAAGGGAAGGCAGGAGACAGCAGTCTTAGATGATTCCATATTTGGCCAGATCACTGAGCTCCATGTCGCCGTAGGCCTCCCATGGGCAGACCACTGCTATGtctagagagaatgagagagggagaaataattACTGTTGATTGTCCAGTTGATTAAAAAGGGCAAGGAACACTTGTTGGTTGTCTTGGTTgtcgatatacagtgccttcagaaggaattccacattttgttgtgttacagcctgaattgaaaatggattaaaacacacaataccccataatgtcaaagtggaattatgtttttcaaaatgtttaaaaattaattaaaaattaaaatctGAAATGCCTTGAGTCAATACATTTTCTTGGATAGACTcagtctgtgtgcaataatagtgtttaacatcatttttaaatgactacctcatctctgtaccccacacataaaattATCTGTATGGGCCCTCAGTCGAAAAGTGAATTTCAAACTCAGGGAGGTTTTCTGATTCCTcatcacaaagaagggcacctataaaataataaaagcagacattgagtatccctttgagcatggtgaagttattaatttcactttggatggtgtgtcaatacacccagtctttacaaagatacaggcgtccttcctaactcagctgccggagaggaaggaaactgctcagggatttcaccatgaggccaattgtgactttaaaaactgaggatggatcaacaacattgtacttactccacaatactaacctaattgacagagtgaaaagaacgacctctgtacagaataaaaaatattccaaaacatgcatcccgtCTGCAACAAGGcgctaaagtaaaactgcaaaaaatgtggcaaagcagttaactttttgtcttgaatacaaagtgttatgtttgggacaaatccaatacaacaattactgagtaccactctccatattttcaagtatagtcgttgttgcatcatgttatgggtatgcttgtaatcgttaaggactggggagtttacaGGGTAAAAAGGAAACGTAATGGAGCGAAGAACAGGAAAAATCCTcggggaaaacctggttcagtctgcttccaccagacactgggagatgaattcacatttcatcaggacaataacttacactggagttgcttaccgagAAGACAGTGTATGTTCCTAAGtgtccgagttacagttttgacttaaatctgcttgaaaatggttgtctagcaatgatcaacaaccaatttgacagagcttaattttgaaaataataattggaAAATATTGTGCAAAACTCTGAGACTTACCAAGAAAACTCATAgctgttattgctgccaaaggtgattcgaACATGTAATTGACTCAGGGGAGTGAAAACCTATGTACTTATACCTATTTtcattacatttgcaaaaatgtctcgaaagatgttttctctttgtcattgtggggtattgtgtgtagatgtgtgagaatttttaaataatttaaaccatatttaattcaggctgtaacaactaaATGTGGGATAattcaagaggtatgaatactatctgaaggcgctgtatactgaaagtagaaatacaaatatataGATGAACAAACATGACTACTGATGATTGCAGATGGAATATCAAAGTTACCTGTGCCAAGACCCTCCATGCCTGGGATGTCATCACCAAATCTGCAATTGACAAGGAAACATGTTAGTATCTTACAGATTCTAGAATTTGTCTGTCTGCATTTATAAAGGTTTGAGAATGTGAGAAAATGGAGTGCTTGTTCGTGTGAATATGTGGAACGGTTGTGTGTGGAGTTTGTGTGtatctgtgaatgtgtgatgacagagagagattctCACCCTTTCTGGCCAGGCTTGGGGGCCTTGCTCTTGAATGTACGGGTTTGCCTCTGCTTGAACTTGGGGGGTCCCTTCTTGGGGGTGGTTGGGCCAGCTGTTCCGGCGGGCGTTGCCAGGGCGCTTCCTGCAGGGGGAGCTGTGTTCATTTCTGCTGAggtctgacacagagagagacagagattgttaCAAGActgtacataatataacatttgaaatgtctctattcttttgaCATTTTTGTGAGTATAATGATTACTCttaatttctgattgtttatttaatttttgtttatttcacttgctttggtaatgtaaacatgtttcccagcCAATGAATCccattagaaagagagagagtgtgctgTTATAGTGTTGGCCAGAAAATCATTAATTTCCCTCAATTTTGTATTATCCTCACTCCCATTTTCTACGTCTATCCCGGCTAGTTTAACTTCACTTCAGGTCTGTCcacccccctctcttcttctctactGCTGTCTTTCTGctaatctctatctctctgccagGCTCCCTCCAGCCACCTTACTGGTAATCAGGATAGATTAGGGGGATTTGGCTAAACAGCCAGATTATCTCTGATTGCATATAAAACCCAATTTGATGAATTGCCCTTCTTAAATCCCAGGAATGTCCTCTGTGTCACACGCAATTGCTTAGATCACGAAGGGAGGGGGGAAATCAACACCTTAATTTCTCAGTCCCATAATATATTTTTCAAAACATCTTTCCCATTTGGGTTGGTACATTGTCTTGACCCTGGATACACTCCTTTCTTAGCATGGACATCTTCTTTTTGGATGTCTGATTTTACATGATCAATTATTTTCACCTGACTAAAGTATTGAATTGACTAGCCCCCACTAAATGGATATACATGCATATAGCATTGTAACACTAATGTAAATTAAATCTTCACTACTGTGCATCTGATTTAAGATCCTTTGATGTCGTCAGTGAAAAAAAGGTTGATCCTTATGACTTAGTAAGGAAGTTGGGACGGGCGTCAGTAAATGATGGTATTGAGACCGGCAGTGGCTGGCCTGCCAATCTCTTTAGTGGCTCAGACACTATACTGGACAACAGGTGAGGCCACACGCTGTCCTTGTTCCTGTTCTTCTTCATCCGTTTAAGCAGTATCCTCCTAATCTGTCTCCTGAGTACCCCCTTCCCCGAACCTGGGAGCTCCTTAATCCTGTTAACATAATGACGTGGATGGAGCTCACTTTACCAGGACACGGTGTGTAACTCAACAGATGCTGCACCTGTATGAGATCCCAGATCTGGCTCTCCCTATGCTGCTGCCTAATACCCATCCAGAGTGGATAGAGATCTGTAAAGCTGCGCAAAAGCATCTGTTGTTGTGATTTCAGTCTCTGCTTCTAACAGGTAagtctagcctctctctctctaggaatGTGGTGTCTGCTCTCTCTCAGATATCTGCCTCCCACTGGACGTTTTGGATGCACATTGAAAATCCTGTCATTGTTTTACAACTTCTTAGATGTTGCACTGCAGTTTTCAAATGTCCCCCTAAGGAGCAGAATTAGATTTCTGCAGGTCAACTGTTTCTACAGTCACATCATTTATCAATTGATTGGAACAAATGTTTTCCCACCTAGTTCCCACTGCACTATTATAAAACAAATCTCAGCTGTTCCAATATCAACACTAGCATACCACTGAGTGTGAAGCAATGCATTGGGCATGCCTTAATGGTACTCTAGTATGGACATTGGAACTTGCTGCTTCTAATCTGCCAATCATTTTAGAGTCAAGATGCACACGTTTGTAGCTATGTGGACTTCTGTCTACCACACAAATGGATTCCACATTTCACTTCCCAATCTGAAAGCACACTCATTGCTATCATGCTAGAATTCTCAATTGAGCAGGTGAGCTACAATTACATATGCATGTACATTCTGCATCATGGCTACAGGTGTTAGATTTGCATGAGTCAATCAATCACAATCTTAGATGTTCCTGCTTGATACTCTTGGAAATCTTCCTTTACACTTCCTTTACAAGTTATTTGTACTCATACTGTAGCACTAATGTATTCATCTATATTAGCAATAAGTAATTAAGTAgtaataatgtattatttctAAGGAATAATAAAGAAAAGTAGCaataactattccccaggtcgttgtggtaaatgagaatgtgttctcagtcaacttacctggaaaataagggttaaataaataaatacataaaaagtCTCTGCCTCACCTAATTTCACAAATGTTCCAAGGAGCTTCTGTCTCGAAATGAGAGCTACTGCTGCATGTCAGTCCAAGAGCAAAATGAACACAAGGAACCGGCCTTCATTTAAATACCCCTGATTCTTAATCCTGCAGTCTCCTGGTTTCCAGTCACATGGTCTCCAAAAAGGTCAGCCAGCTCCTTCAGCACCCTCCCCCCACCTCCATTCCTGGACATCAGAGGGGGTGGGGACATCAGTGAGGCAGGTCAATATGGTGTTTTTAACCAACTTATCCCATTAagccttggcacacctgtgtcaAGCTTGTCAAAGGAGTCGACATTGTCTGCATGTGGTTGCGTTCCTGGTCCATGTGATGGGTCTTTAAAGAGTCTGGGTTGTCACTGTGATTGGTCTTTAAAGACTGTCTTTAAAGTCTGTGTCATAGTTCTGAAATTTGTTTTAGATCAAATACAACAAACTGTAACAGTAGATAATTCCCAAATCCCTATAGTTTATACTCTAGACAGTACAATTTAAGTGTAGCACTACTTAAGATCATTACACAACATCAAACTCTTTTTACCCCATTCATTTCTCCAGTGCTATTTGTATTAGTAATGAAGTGCAGCATGAATCAAAATCTCTGTATCGGGGGAGGGTGTAGTGATGTATTTGACTTTTCCTTGTTGAATATGGTAAAAATGTTAATGTCCATGGGGAATAATTAGATGGGAAGGTGCCCATTTAATGGGGAAATGTACTTactacgactgtgatatgtgtttcccacctagctatcttaagatgaatgcactaactgtaagtcactctggataagagcatttgctaaatgcataaaatgtcaatgtaaattaACCGTGACTGTCTAAGCACAGAGCTCTGACGTGCAAGGACATTGACCTTGACCTTGGCATGGTGAAGTGGCCAAATATGGACCTGCAGTTAATGGGGACATCTGGATTAGAGATTTAGGACCCTTTGGTTCAGGACAGACCAAGGGCCCTTAAAGGAAGCTGAAGCtatttcatatacagtacttCATCACCTGATAATGGAGGTCTGGGGATGAGTACTTCAATAATTGGTGAATTGGTAGCAAAGTTGACAATATGCCCTTGTCTCATAAGAGATATTTCATATAATTTGGATCTTTTTTGACATGAATGATTTTACTGAGGAAAAAAGTAGTCATACGTATTGCTCCTCAAGTTGAGTCTTGGATATGTTGACCCAgacccctggtctggtctggttttgaGGGCCCGGCCAGTTATAGAAAACCTTATTTGAAAGACTCAGAAGCATGGATATGGATCAGCCTCTCAGCCAGTACCTGGGTTGATGAGGCTAGGACTGGGTCATTTCTTGACCCCTTAAGAGAGATCTGGATTCTATGTTCAATTATTGACCTGTGACAAAAACAGCTAATATCCTGTAACTACATACAGAACATTGGATAAACAGAACATTGGATAAACAGAGCATTGGATAAACAGAATATTGGATAAACAGAACATTGGATAAACAGAATATTGGATAAACAGAATATTGGATAAACAGAACATTGGATAAACAGAATATTGGATAAACAGAACATTGGATAAACAGAACATTGGATAAACAGAACATTGGATAAACAGAACATTGGATAAACAGAACATTGGATAAACAGAATATTGGATAAACAGAACATTGGATAAACAGAATATTGGATAAACAGAACATTGGATAAACAGAACATTGGATAAACAGAACATTGGATAAACAGAATATTGGATAAACAGAACATTGGATAAACAGAATATTGGATAAACAGAACATTGGATAAACAGAATATTGGATAAACAGAATATTGGATAAACAGAATATTGCATTTTCTGTTGATACATTGTGAAGACGCCACTTGGTCTTTCACTTTCTTGTCTGTGCACAGATGAAATCAATGTCGACGAAATGTCTAGAATAGAAATTGCATTAGTCTACGTCAGGAAGCTATAGTTCAAGATGTACTTTAAGCACAGTTGATGTGATTAGGGATCTCTTAGTGATAACCTGTCTGACAGACAGTTAAAAGACAATTAACTGTTGACAaccatttttccataaacaacACTGACATTTAACTTTAAAAGCAACAGAGGGTCAAAGCATGGTGTTAGTATTAGTAGGTCAATATGTAAATCTTTTAAGAGTCACAGGCCCAGCCTTTTCTGTATGTGTGTTCACAGTAATACTTGGATAATTAGATTACACAGGGGTTAAGAAATTAGCACTGATTTACCTCGATGGGGTTTGACTTTACCATAGGCAGTAcatagacagacaaacacacagtatGCATTCTACATGAACTGTCTGTATATGTGAactgtatatgtatacatatacatgAACTGTCTTGTTGTTTTTATGTATATAGATTGTGTGTTATGTTAAAGCCCTCTGTGCTGTGCTGCATTGAGAACATTGCATGCAtattaagccagtacatgtccaggcccgtctgaagttttctagagagcatttggatgatccagaagaagattgggagaatgtcatatggtcagatgaaaccaaaaaatataactttttggtaaaaactcaactcgtcgtgtttggaggacaaagaatgctgagttgcatccaaagaacaccataactactgtgaagcatgggggtggaaacatcatgctttggggctgtttttctgcaaatggaccaggacgactgatccgtgtaaaggaaagaatgaatggggccatgtatcgtgagattttgagtgaaaacctccttccatcagcatgggcattgaagatgaaacgtggctgggtcgttcagcatgacaatgatcccaaacacaccgcccgggtaaCAAAggtgtggcttcgtaagaagcatttcaaggtcctggagtggcctagccagtctccagatctcaaccccataggaaatctttggagggagttgaaagtccgtgttgcccagcaacagccccaaaacatcactgctctagaggagatctgcatggagcaatgggccaaaataccagcaacagtgtgtgaaaaccttgtgaagacttacagaaaacgtttgacctctgtcattgccaacaaaggggatataacaaagtattgagataaacttttgttattgaccaaatatttattttccaccatcatttaaaataaattcataaaaaatcctacaatgtgatttgtctgtcatagttgaagtgtacctatgatgaaaattacaggcctctctcatctttttaagtgggagaacttgcacaattggtggctgactaaatacttttttgccccactgtagattatgaattggcaactcgttctcattTTGAGAAATatggtaggccacttgatttcaacatctgaacaaactGGACAGGCAAGCATGCTGTTGAAACAGTTGAAGACGGACAGAAGGTTGTGTTCAGAACAATTCAACTGTTTTGCCTTGTTTAGCTGAATTCAAATCTTGTGATAATACCTAGATCCGATTTGGCTAAACTAGAAATAAAAATATTAGCGCGTGGGCTTTCgcttgagagattgtttatgAGATCTGTGTTAATTATCTATAATGCCTgctacattattagtgaatgtaACAAAGAGGCACTTTTTATAGACAGACCTGAAaaccagatcagtgattattgcacAAAAAAAGCAGGTATAAATATTTTGATAAAATGATTAAattattagtgggtcttatggCTGTGGAAGGCATATATTCAGCCTATGTATAATTTTACAAGCTCTGAATTCAAACATTATTGCTGACTGTTTTAAAAGCAGTCTATTTGACCTTTTAAGTGTACAACAAAGCTTATTTAGAGAaaacctttttttaaatgtagatatacagtaccagtcaaaagtttggacacctactcattcaagggtttttgtagaataatagtgaagacatcaaaacaatggaataacacatatggaatcatgtagtaagcaaaaaagtgttaaacaaatctacaaatgttttatattttagatccttcaacgtagccacccttttccttgatgacagctttgcacacgcttggcattctctcaaccaacttcacctggaatgctattccaacagtcttgaaggagttcccacatatgctgagcacttgttggccgcTTTTCCTTCATTCTACAGTCCAtctaatcccaaaccatctcaattgggttgaggccgggtgattgtggaggccaggtcatttgatgcagaactccatcactctcctccttggtcaaatagcccttagacagcctggaggtgtgttgggtcattgtcctgtcgaaaaaacaaatgatagcctcactaagcacaaaccagatgggatggcctatcgctgcagaatgctgtggtagccatgctggttaagtgtgccttgaattcaaaataaatcccagacagtgtcaccagaaaagcaccatcacacttcctcctccatgcttcacggtgggaaccacacatgtggagatcatccgttcatctactctgcgtttcacaaagatatagtggttggaaccaaataaactcagcaaaaaaaaagtcctcatggactgcaccagatttgccagttcttgctgtgagatgttaccccactcttccaccaaggcacctgcaagttcacaGACATTtattgggggaatggccctagccctcaccctccaatccaacaggtcccagacgtgctcaataggattgagatctgggctcttcgctggccatggcagaacactgacattcctgtcttgcaggaaatcatgcacagaacgagcagtatggctggtggcattgtaatgctggagggtcatgtcagaatgagcctgcaggaagggtaccacatgagggagaaagatgtcttccctgtaacgcacagcgttgagattgcctgcaatgacaacaagctatgtccgatgatgctgtgacacaccgccccagaccatgacggaccctccacctccaaatcgatcccgctccagagtacaggcctcggtgtaacactcattccttcaatgataagtgcgaatccgaccatcacccctggtgagacaaaactgcgactcatcagtgaagagcactttttgccagtcctgtctggtccagcgatggtgggtttgtgcccatatgcgacgttgttgccggtgatgtctggtgaggacctgccttacaacaggcctacaagccctcagtccagcctctctcagtcaaTTGCGGAGAGTCTGAGCacggatggagggattgtgcgttcctggtgtaactcgggcagttctTGTTGCCGTCCTGtacttgtcccgcaggtgtgatgtttggatgaaccgatcctgtgcaggtgttgttacacgtggtctgccactgcgaggatgatcaactgtccatcctgtctccctgtagcgctgtcttaggtatCTCAGTGTACAgacattgaaatgtattgccctgaccacatctgcagtcctcatgcctccttgcagcatgtctaaggcacgttaacgcagatgagcagggaccctgggcatctttctttgggtgtttttcagtcagtagaaaggcctctttagtgtcctaagttttcataactgtgaccttaattgcctaccgtctgtaagctgttagtgttttaatgactgttccacaggtgcatgttcattaattgtttatggttgatggaacaagcatgggaaacagtgtttaaaccctttacaatgaagatctgtgaagttatttagatttttacaaattatatttttttcaacaattgttatagttatagtttatctcaaatttggactcatcagaccaaaggaccgattttcaccagtctaatgtccattgctcgtgtttcttggcccaagatagtctcttattcttattgctgtcctttagtagtggtttctttgcagcaatttgaccatgaaggcctgattcatgcagtctcatctgaacagttgctgttgagatgtgtttgttacttgaactctgtgaagcattttttgggctgcaatctgaggtgcagttaactctaatgaacttatcctctgcagcagaggtaactctgggtcttcctttcctgtcgcggtcctcatgagagccagttttatcatagagcttgatggtggtttttgcgactgtacttggaagaaactttcaaagttcttgacattttctggattgactaaccttcatgtctaagaataatgatggattgtcatttctctttgcttatttgagctgttcttgccataatatggacttggtcttttaccaaatatggctatcttctgtataccacccctaccttgtcataacaaaactgattgactcaaacgtattaacaagtcacacctgttaactgaaatgcatttcaagtgactacctcatgaatctggatgagagaatgcagagagtgtgcaaagctgtcatcaaggcaaagggtggctatttgaagaatctcaaatataacatattttgaattgtttaacacttttttggttactacatgattccatatatgttatttcatagttttgatgtcttcaccattattctacaatgtagaaaatagtaaaaatgaagaaaaaacatagaatgagtaggtgtgtccaaacttttgactggtactgtatatcgttAATCGCCCATAAGTTTGAAAACACAGAGATATGAGTTTTTAAGCGATATTGCCCAGCCCTAACCTGAACACAAGCTAACATTTAAAAGCAGTCACAGGTGTCTCTAATTCATCTGCCAACATAGATCTAGTGTAGTCAACCAATTTATACTCTTGATATCCATTATCCTATACACCCATTTAAATGGCACTAGTTAATTATAAGGCTGGAATCTTATGCCACTGTTCCTCTTTAGTGGAATCGTTTTTATGGAAGACAGTGTTGGCGCTACCTGCCGCACAAAACAAATGAAGAAGAGGAACTGGGTGCACTGGTTTGTTTTTATTTAGTCTCAGGTTCATTATGTGTGTAGTTTATAACATTGCCAAATGGGACAGACAACCGACATGGATTATGCCTTTTAAGTAAGCCTTGTATTcaataggtacagttgaagtgggaagtttacatacaccttagccaaatacatttaaacacagattttcacaattcctgacatttaatcctagtaaaaatgccctgttttgggtcagttaggatcaccactttattttaatttgaaatggcagaataatagtagagagaatgatttatttcagcttttatttctttcatcacattcccagtgggtcagaagtttacatacacttaattagtatttggtagcattgcctttaaattgtttaacttgggtcaaacatttcagatagccttccacaagcttcccacaataagtttgtgtgaattttggcccattcctcccgacagagctggtgtaactgagtcacgtttgtaggatccttgctcgcacacgctttttcagttctgtccacacattttctataggattgaggtcagggctttgtgatggccactccaatacctagactttgctgtccttaagccatttagaCACAACTTTGCaagtatgcttgcggtcattgtccatttggaagacccatttgcgaccaagctttaacttcctgactgatgtcttcagatgttgcttcaatatatccacataattttccttcctcatgacgccatctattttgtaaagtgcaccagtacctcctacagcaaagcacccccacaacatgatgctgccacccccgtgcatcacggttgggatggtgttcttcagcttcccatttttcctccaaacataatgatggtcattatggccaaacagttctattttagtttcatcagaccagaggacatttctccaaaaagtacgagctttgtccccatgtgcagttgcaaaccgtagtctggcttttttatgccagttttggagcagtgacttcttccttgctgagcggcctttcaggttatgtcg contains:
- the LOC110538323 gene encoding retinal cone rhodopsin-sensitive cGMP 3',5'-cyclic phosphodiesterase subunit gamma, with protein sequence MNTAPPAGSALATPAGTAGPTTPKKGPPKFKQRQTRTFKSKAPKPGQKGFGDDIPGMEGLGTDIAVVCPWEAYGDMELSDLAKYGII